Proteins from a single region of Clupea harengus chromosome 5, Ch_v2.0.2, whole genome shotgun sequence:
- the rhol gene encoding rhodopsin, like, which translates to MNGTEGPDFYVPMSNLTGLVRSPYEYPQFYLAEPWAYASLSAYMLFLIITGFPINLLTLYVTIQHKKLRTPLNYILLNLAVADLFMVVGGFTTTLYTSLHGYFIFGRTGCNIEGFFATHGGEIALWSLVVLAVERWVVVCKPMSNFRFGENHAIMGVAFTWVMASTCSMPPLNGWSRYIPEGLQCSCGIDYYTLKPNINNESFVVYMFIVHFSIPLLIISFCYGRLVCTVKEAAALQQESETTQRAEREVSRMVVIMVISFLVCWVPYASVAWYIFTHQGAYFGPIFMTVPAFFAKSSALYNPLIYVCMNRQFRHCMITTLCCGKNPFEEEEGASTAAAYKTEASSVSSTSVSPA; encoded by the coding sequence ATGAACGGCACGGAGGGACCGGACTTTTACGTGCCCATGTCCAACCTGACCGGACTGGTGCGCAGCCCCTACGAGTACCCGCAGTTCTACCTGGCCGAGCCCTGGGCCTACGCTTCCCTGTCTGCGTACAtgctcttcctcatcatcactgGCTTCCCCATCAACTTGCTAACGCTCTACGTCACCATCCAGCACAAGAAGCTGCGAACGCCGCTCAACTACATCCTGCTCAACTTGGCCGTGGCCGACCTGTTCATGGTGGTGGGCGGCTTCACTACCACCCTTTACACCTCTTTACACGGCTACTTCATCTTTGGCCGCACCGGCTGCAACATCGAGGGCTTCTTTGCCACGCACGGCGGCGAGATCGCACTCTGGTCCCTGGTGGTGCTGGCCGTCGAGCGCTGGGTGGTCGTCTGCAAGCCCATGAGCAACTTCCGCTTCGGCGAGAACCACGCCATCATGGGCGTGGCCTTCACCTGGGTGATGGCAAGCACCTGCTCAATGCCTCCGCTCAATGGCTGGTCCCGTTACATCCCCGAGGGCCTGCAGTGCTCGTGCGGCATCGACTACTACACCCTCAAGCCCAACATCAACAACGAGTCCTTCGTGGTCTACATGTTCATCGTGCACTTCAGCATCCCGCTTCTCATTATAAGCTTCTGCTACGGCCGCCTGGTGTGCACCGTCAAGGAGGCGGCCGCCCTGCAGCAGGAGTCAGAGACCACGCAGAGGGCCGAGCGCGAGGTCTCGCGGATGgtggtcatcatggtcatctcCTTCCTGGTGTGCTGGGTGCCCTACGCCAGTGTGGCCTGGTACATCTTCACGCACCAGGGCGCCTACTTTGGGCCCATCTTCATGACGGTACCCGCCTTCTTCGCCAAGAGTTCGGCCCTCTACAACCCGCTCATCTACGTGTGCATGAACAGGCAGTTCCGCCACTGCATGATCACCACCCTTTGCTGTGGCAAGAACCCcttcgaggaagaggaaggtgcGTCCACCGCTGCTGCGTACAAAACCGAGGCCTCCTCCGTGTCTTCCACCTCTGTGTCTCCCGCTTGA